The Urbifossiella limnaea genome has a window encoding:
- a CDS encoding DUF6797 domain-containing protein, translating into MPRWVPLANLLLGLAVVAPGPDTPPPQRDPFRLAFGPDGTPAYSDTLVRELAADARARGDARRGAGVFAAATSACGSCHKVGGRGGEVGPDLSKVGNCIPPEAVVEAVFWPSRTVHPAFKAVAVVDANGRALQGVVKEETKAELVLTDAAGKAHRVPKADIETRRDVGSLMPAGLTAGMTPDQRRDLVRYLLDLGKADGLEALSHEPVKFDYPRAPLRPDEWPNRAHPVNRDRVYDFYTREANHFRGRRPLPLLLPEWPGIDGGGFGHWGNQNDTTWKNGRWNKTDLGSLQCGVFRSGPLVVPRGVCVRLGEDGELAACFNPDTLQYEAVWTGGFVQTSEFRAGFLDGLKPVGHVLPPPERTKVTQPVAYRGFYRHGTRTIFAYRLGGVEMLDAPWVEDGKFVRVVAPADRHPLAHLTRGGRPQWPQVLAAAGERGTGRPYAVDTIPPPFQNPWNALMHFGGHDFFPDGSAAVCTMQGDVWRVDGLDDALANVRWRRVAAGLHHALGLVVGDGSVYVLGRDQITRLHDRNADGEADFYECFSNAYVTSPAGHDYICGLERDAAGNFYTASGNQGLLRVSPDGKRVEVLATGFRNPDGLGLVPGGTITVPCSEGEWTPASMVCEVPPGAKVPPHFGYGGPRGGKPPALPLAYLPRGLDNSSGGQVFVAGRKWGPVQGQRVHLSFGTASHFLLLRDEVDGQPQGAVVPLPGDFRSGVHRGRFHPTDGQLYVTGMSGWASYSAADGCFQRVRYTGDPVQLPRRFHVHRNGVLVEFTQPLDRAVVERADRHFAQCWNYRYGPGYGSREFSPSHYGVPGHDPVPIASARLLPGGHTLFLEMPDLQPVSQLHLNVGVAADRTCDLFVTVHKLGEPFRDLPNYRESDRPVAAHPILADLAAAGKREPNPWRAPIPNARNVRVEAGKNLTFATPLVRLKAGEAVKLTFRNPDVVPHNWVLVKPGTLKTVGELANRLIADPDAVARNYVPKSADVLAYTDVVPPLGSTDIHFRAPAAPGRYPFLCSFPGHWMVMNGELVVE; encoded by the coding sequence ATGCCCCGGTGGGTTCCGCTCGCGAACTTGCTGCTCGGACTGGCCGTGGTCGCACCCGGACCGGACACTCCACCCCCGCAACGCGACCCGTTCCGGCTGGCGTTCGGGCCGGACGGGACGCCCGCCTACTCCGACACGCTGGTTCGAGAACTGGCGGCCGATGCGCGGGCGCGCGGCGACGCCCGGCGGGGGGCCGGCGTCTTCGCCGCGGCCACATCGGCATGCGGTTCCTGCCACAAGGTCGGCGGGCGGGGCGGTGAGGTCGGACCGGACCTCTCGAAGGTCGGGAACTGTATCCCGCCCGAGGCGGTCGTGGAGGCGGTGTTCTGGCCGAGCCGGACGGTCCACCCCGCGTTCAAGGCCGTCGCCGTCGTGGACGCCAACGGGCGCGCCCTCCAGGGCGTCGTGAAGGAGGAGACGAAGGCGGAACTCGTGCTCACGGATGCCGCCGGCAAGGCCCACCGCGTCCCGAAGGCGGACATCGAGACGCGGCGCGATGTCGGCTCGCTCATGCCCGCAGGGTTGACCGCGGGGATGACACCGGACCAGCGCCGCGACCTCGTCCGCTACCTCCTGGACCTCGGGAAGGCCGATGGGCTCGAAGCCCTGTCCCACGAGCCGGTGAAGTTCGACTACCCGCGCGCGCCGCTGCGGCCGGACGAGTGGCCGAACCGGGCGCACCCGGTGAACCGCGACCGGGTGTACGACTTCTACACCCGCGAGGCGAACCACTTCCGCGGCCGGCGGCCGCTGCCGCTGCTCCTCCCCGAGTGGCCCGGGATCGACGGCGGCGGGTTCGGCCACTGGGGGAACCAGAACGACACCACCTGGAAGAACGGCCGGTGGAACAAGACCGACCTCGGCTCACTCCAGTGCGGCGTCTTCCGGTCGGGCCCCCTGGTCGTCCCGCGCGGGGTGTGCGTGCGACTCGGGGAGGACGGCGAGCTGGCCGCGTGCTTCAACCCGGACACGCTCCAGTACGAGGCCGTGTGGACGGGCGGGTTCGTCCAGACGAGCGAGTTCCGCGCCGGCTTCCTCGACGGGCTCAAGCCCGTGGGGCACGTCCTCCCGCCGCCGGAGCGCACGAAGGTGACGCAGCCGGTCGCGTACCGCGGGTTCTACCGCCACGGCACCCGCACGATCTTCGCCTACCGCCTCGGCGGCGTCGAAATGCTCGACGCCCCGTGGGTGGAGGATGGCAAGTTCGTGCGTGTGGTCGCCCCCGCCGACCGGCACCCGCTGGCCCACCTCACCCGCGGCGGCCGACCACAATGGCCCCAGGTGCTCGCCGCCGCGGGCGAGCGCGGCACCGGCCGGCCGTACGCCGTGGACACGATCCCGCCGCCGTTCCAGAACCCCTGGAACGCCCTGATGCACTTCGGCGGGCACGACTTCTTCCCCGACGGGTCCGCCGCGGTCTGTACGATGCAGGGCGACGTGTGGCGGGTAGACGGGCTCGACGACGCGCTCGCGAACGTGCGCTGGCGGCGCGTCGCGGCGGGGCTGCACCACGCCCTCGGCCTGGTGGTCGGGGACGGGTCCGTGTACGTCCTCGGGCGTGACCAGATCACGCGCCTCCACGACCGCAACGCCGACGGCGAGGCCGACTTCTACGAGTGCTTCTCGAACGCCTACGTCACCTCGCCGGCCGGGCACGACTACATCTGCGGGCTCGAGCGCGACGCCGCCGGGAACTTCTACACCGCCTCGGGCAACCAGGGGCTGCTGCGCGTCTCGCCGGACGGCAAGCGCGTCGAGGTGCTCGCCACCGGCTTCCGCAACCCGGACGGCCTCGGCCTCGTGCCGGGCGGCACCATCACGGTGCCGTGCTCCGAGGGGGAGTGGACGCCGGCGTCGATGGTCTGCGAAGTGCCGCCGGGCGCGAAGGTCCCGCCGCACTTCGGCTACGGCGGGCCACGCGGGGGGAAGCCGCCGGCGCTGCCGCTGGCGTACCTGCCGCGCGGGCTCGACAACTCGAGCGGCGGACAGGTATTCGTCGCCGGCCGCAAGTGGGGGCCGGTCCAGGGCCAGCGCGTCCACCTGTCGTTCGGCACGGCCAGCCACTTCCTGCTGCTCCGCGACGAGGTCGACGGGCAGCCACAGGGCGCGGTCGTGCCGCTCCCCGGCGACTTCCGCTCGGGCGTCCACCGCGGGCGGTTCCACCCGACCGACGGGCAGTTGTACGTCACCGGCATGTCCGGCTGGGCCTCCTACTCGGCCGCCGACGGCTGCTTCCAGCGCGTCCGGTACACCGGCGACCCGGTCCAGCTGCCGCGCCGGTTCCACGTCCACCGCAACGGCGTGCTCGTCGAGTTCACGCAACCTCTGGACCGGGCGGTCGTCGAGCGCGCCGACCGCCACTTCGCCCAGTGTTGGAACTACCGCTACGGCCCGGGCTACGGGTCGCGCGAGTTCTCGCCGAGCCACTACGGCGTGCCGGGCCACGACCCCGTTCCGATCGCCTCCGCCCGCCTCCTCCCCGGCGGCCACACGCTCTTCCTGGAGATGCCCGACCTGCAGCCGGTCAGCCAGTTACACCTGAACGTCGGCGTCGCGGCGGACCGGACGTGCGACTTGTTCGTGACGGTCCACAAGCTCGGCGAGCCGTTCCGCGACCTGCCGAACTACCGCGAGTCGGACCGGCCCGTCGCGGCGCACCCGATCCTGGCCGACCTCGCCGCCGCCGGGAAACGGGAGCCGAACCCGTGGCGCGCGCCGATCCCGAACGCCCGCAACGTGCGCGTCGAGGCGGGGAAGAATCTGACCTTCGCGACGCCGCTCGTCCGCTTGAAAGCCGGCGAGGCGGTGAAGCTGACGTTCCGCAACCCGGACGTGGTGCCGCACAACTGGGTGCTGGTGAAGCCGGGTACGTTGAAGACGGTCGGCGAACTGGCGAACCGGCTGATCGCCGACCCGGACGCGGTGGCGCGGAACTACGTGCCGAAGTCGGCCGACGTGCTCGCGTATACCGACGTGGTGCCTCCGCTGGGGAGCACCGACATTCACTTCCGCGCGCCGGCGGCACCGGGCCGGTATCCTTTCCTGTGCTCCTTCCCGGGGCACTGGATGGTGATGAACGGCGAACTGGTCGTGGAGTAG
- a CDS encoding DUF1549 and DUF1553 domain-containing protein, whose product MRRLIPSGIALALVAVVAPAAAADPDPTTVTRLIDGAVTKRLGAEKLTASPAASDAEFLRRVSLDIAGTIPSPDRVAAFLASPDPDKRRKLIDELLDSPGYARRMTDIWSGLLIPNTAAAARQKHDPMATWLQTRFAANVRLDALARGVLTAGGLQDENGAVTFYLTHESVDEITDRVSRVFLGVQIQCAQCHKHPFGDWTQAEYWGMAAFFTKVKSVYVREGAVQKYGAREEVTATKAKALLMVPPSAKAAAPTFLRGAKAAVPADGPYLPALADWVASPDNPYFARAGVNRVWYQFFGRGLVTPVDDMTDDNAPSHPELLAALAKEFAGSGFDLKHLVRGICNSATYQRTSKPAAGNAADMTLYSHAAVRVMTPFQLNDSLESVFALADNEKTPPPTDATRKTKAGERGRFVAFFRGEDDPDPTEFQAGIPQALYLMNSGHHYRIAKAANEVVARLKTSEAVVERLFLATLSRPPTAAEMGAMTSHVARATDKRTAYHDILWALVNSTEFISNH is encoded by the coding sequence ATGCGACGACTCATCCCCTCCGGAATCGCCCTGGCCCTCGTGGCGGTGGTCGCGCCGGCCGCCGCCGCCGACCCGGACCCGACGACGGTCACCCGGCTGATCGACGGCGCGGTGACGAAGCGGCTCGGCGCCGAAAAGCTGACCGCCTCGCCGGCCGCGTCCGACGCCGAGTTCCTGCGGCGCGTGTCGCTCGACATCGCGGGCACGATCCCGTCCCCGGACCGCGTCGCGGCCTTCCTCGCCAGCCCCGACCCCGACAAGCGCCGCAAACTCATCGACGAGCTGCTCGACTCGCCCGGCTACGCCCGCCGGATGACCGACATCTGGTCGGGGCTGCTCATCCCGAACACGGCCGCCGCCGCCCGGCAGAAGCACGACCCGATGGCGACGTGGCTGCAGACCCGGTTCGCGGCGAACGTGCGGCTCGACGCGCTCGCCCGCGGCGTGCTCACCGCCGGCGGCTTGCAAGACGAGAACGGGGCCGTCACCTTCTACCTCACGCACGAGTCGGTGGACGAGATCACCGACCGCGTCAGCCGCGTGTTCCTCGGCGTGCAGATCCAGTGCGCCCAGTGCCACAAGCACCCGTTCGGCGACTGGACCCAGGCCGAGTACTGGGGCATGGCCGCGTTCTTCACGAAGGTCAAGTCGGTCTACGTGCGGGAGGGGGCCGTCCAGAAGTACGGCGCCCGCGAGGAAGTGACCGCGACGAAGGCGAAGGCGTTGCTCATGGTCCCGCCGTCGGCGAAGGCGGCCGCGCCGACGTTCCTCCGCGGGGCGAAGGCGGCCGTGCCGGCCGACGGGCCGTACCTGCCGGCCCTGGCGGACTGGGTCGCGTCGCCGGACAACCCGTACTTCGCCCGCGCCGGTGTGAACCGCGTGTGGTACCAGTTCTTCGGCCGCGGGCTCGTCACCCCGGTCGACGACATGACCGACGACAACGCGCCGTCGCACCCCGAGTTGCTGGCCGCGCTCGCGAAGGAGTTCGCGGGCAGCGGGTTCGACCTGAAGCACCTCGTCCGCGGCATTTGCAACAGCGCGACGTACCAGCGTACGAGTAAGCCCGCGGCGGGGAACGCGGCCGACATGACGCTCTACAGCCACGCCGCCGTCCGCGTGATGACGCCGTTCCAGCTCAACGACTCGCTGGAGTCGGTGTTCGCACTCGCCGACAACGAGAAGACGCCCCCCCCGACCGACGCGACGCGGAAGACGAAGGCCGGCGAGCGCGGCCGGTTCGTGGCGTTCTTCCGCGGCGAGGACGACCCCGACCCGACCGAGTTCCAGGCCGGCATCCCGCAGGCGCTCTACCTGATGAACTCCGGCCACCACTACCGGATCGCGAAGGCCGCGAACGAGGTCGTGGCGCGACTGAAGACATCGGAGGCGGTTGTCGAGCGGCTGTTCCTGGCGACGCTCTCGCGCCCGCCGACCGCGGCTGAGATGGGCGCGATGACCTCGCACGTCGCCCGCGCGACCGACAAGCGCACGGCGTACCACGACATCCTCTGGGCGCTCGTCAACAGCACCGAGTTCATCAGCAATCACTGA
- a CDS encoding DUF1501 domain-containing protein has translation MPSFRTPVSRRAALRLALAGGSLTGWLPVLAARPAAATARARACIVLWMDGGPPHTDTFDMKPDVAECGVYKDIPTAVPGIRVSELLPKFAGQMTHAAVVRGMSTVENEHLRARVHLRTGYRSGQGGLTYPSLGSIASESIGEPDFPVPSYVAVADVRDRSHGPGFLGPRHQPLFVQDPKRGVENLRAMVPPPAVDGRLGLLDELERGFAGEYQVPLSHTHRSVYERAVRLMRTEKARAFDLTLEPLKTRAAYGESSFGQGCLLARRLVETGVKYVEVGLGGWDTHFENNEAVKRLCGTLDQSMTTLVTDLKLRGMLDSTLVIWMGEFGRTPTFKGKGRDHYARAWSTVFMGGGVRGGRVIGRTDASGATVADRPVSAADFFATVCELLGIDYETDRDTPGGRPLPRVEKSGKPVRELWT, from the coding sequence ATGCCGTCATTCCGCACTCCCGTGAGCCGTCGCGCCGCGCTGCGCCTCGCGCTCGCCGGCGGGTCGCTCACGGGCTGGCTGCCGGTGCTCGCGGCGCGGCCGGCGGCGGCGACCGCCCGCGCCCGGGCGTGCATCGTCCTGTGGATGGACGGCGGGCCGCCGCACACCGACACGTTCGACATGAAGCCGGACGTGGCGGAGTGCGGCGTCTACAAGGACATCCCGACCGCCGTCCCCGGCATCCGCGTCAGCGAACTGCTGCCGAAGTTCGCGGGGCAGATGACCCACGCCGCGGTCGTCCGCGGGATGAGCACGGTCGAGAACGAGCACCTCCGCGCCCGCGTCCACCTGCGGACCGGGTACCGGTCGGGCCAGGGCGGGCTCACGTACCCGAGCCTCGGGTCGATCGCGTCCGAGTCGATCGGCGAGCCGGACTTCCCGGTCCCGAGCTACGTCGCGGTCGCCGACGTGCGCGACCGGAGCCACGGCCCCGGGTTCCTCGGCCCGCGGCACCAGCCGCTGTTCGTCCAGGATCCGAAGCGCGGGGTCGAGAACCTGCGGGCGATGGTGCCGCCGCCGGCCGTGGACGGGCGGCTCGGCCTGCTCGACGAACTCGAGCGCGGGTTCGCCGGCGAGTACCAGGTACCGTTGAGTCATACGCACCGCAGCGTCTACGAGCGTGCCGTCCGGCTGATGCGGACCGAGAAGGCGCGGGCGTTCGACCTCACGCTGGAACCGCTCAAGACCCGGGCAGCGTACGGCGAGAGTTCGTTCGGCCAGGGGTGCCTCCTCGCGCGGCGGCTGGTGGAGACCGGCGTGAAGTACGTCGAGGTCGGGCTCGGCGGGTGGGACACGCACTTCGAGAATAACGAGGCCGTGAAGCGCCTGTGCGGTACGCTTGACCAGTCGATGACGACCCTCGTTACCGACCTGAAACTCCGCGGGATGCTCGACAGCACGCTGGTGATCTGGATGGGCGAATTCGGCCGCACGCCGACGTTCAAGGGGAAGGGCCGCGACCACTACGCGCGGGCGTGGTCCACGGTGTTCATGGGCGGCGGGGTGAGGGGCGGGCGCGTGATCGGCCGGACCGACGCGTCCGGGGCGACGGTCGCCGACCGGCCGGTGAGCGCCGCCGACTTCTTCGCCACCGTCTGCGAGTTGCTCGGCATCGACTACGAGACCGATCGCGACACCCCCGGCGGCCGCCCGCTCCCGCGGGTGGAGAAGAGCGGGAAGCCGGTCCGGGAACTGTGGACGTGA
- a CDS encoding sulfatase, whose product MNHVVRVGRALAVLALIAFPAAGAARAAPPHVLVVVVDDLGWMDLACQGNTRLHTPRIDALAKQGVRFTNAYAASPVCSPTRAALITGQTPARLGITQHGKDGPQFWPQNRKVQPPPAAHVLPLATVTIAERLRAAGYATGFFGKWHLSGDLDPTDPAAGGPAFWPEHQGFDVNVGGCGLGGPPTYFDPYRIPAIRPRKAGEYLTDRLADETIAFLRGNRAKPMFVCFWTYNVHYPFEAPAELVARCRGREGPGLKNPVYGAQVEATDRAVGRVLDEIDRLGIGRDTLVIFTSDNGGWEGATDNRPLRSGKGDLYEGGLRVPLVVRWPGVAAAGGTDDTPVVSTDLSATILDAAGVRPGASEVIDGVSLRPTLQGKKPDRGALFFHYPHFAWHKGNRPGGAVRSGPYKLIRRYDDNSVELFDLSNDIGEARNLSGERPDVAAALDAQLGRWLRDTGARLPTPVR is encoded by the coding sequence ATGAACCACGTCGTCCGGGTCGGTCGGGCTCTGGCCGTACTCGCCCTGATCGCCTTCCCCGCGGCGGGGGCCGCCCGGGCCGCGCCCCCGCACGTGCTCGTCGTCGTCGTCGACGACCTGGGGTGGATGGACCTCGCGTGCCAGGGGAACACCCGCCTCCACACGCCCCGCATCGACGCGCTGGCCAAGCAGGGGGTGCGGTTCACGAACGCGTACGCGGCGTCGCCGGTATGCTCGCCGACCCGCGCGGCCCTCATCACCGGGCAGACGCCGGCGCGGCTCGGCATCACCCAGCACGGGAAGGACGGCCCGCAATTCTGGCCCCAGAACCGGAAAGTTCAACCGCCGCCCGCCGCACACGTGCTGCCGCTCGCGACCGTCACCATCGCCGAGCGCCTCCGGGCGGCCGGGTACGCGACCGGCTTCTTCGGCAAGTGGCACCTGTCGGGCGACCTCGACCCGACCGACCCGGCCGCCGGCGGCCCGGCCTTCTGGCCGGAGCACCAGGGGTTCGACGTGAACGTCGGCGGGTGCGGGCTCGGCGGGCCGCCGACGTACTTCGACCCGTACCGCATCCCCGCGATCCGCCCGCGGAAAGCGGGCGAGTATCTGACCGACCGGCTCGCGGACGAGACGATCGCGTTCCTGCGCGGGAACCGCGCGAAGCCGATGTTCGTCTGCTTCTGGACCTACAACGTCCACTACCCGTTCGAGGCGCCGGCGGAGTTGGTGGCACGCTGCCGGGGCCGCGAGGGGCCGGGGCTGAAGAACCCGGTGTACGGCGCCCAGGTCGAGGCGACCGACCGGGCGGTCGGCCGGGTGCTCGACGAGATCGACCGGCTGGGGATCGGCCGCGACACCCTCGTGATCTTCACCAGCGACAACGGCGGGTGGGAGGGGGCGACCGACAACCGCCCGTTGCGATCGGGCAAGGGCGACCTGTACGAAGGCGGGCTGCGGGTGCCGCTCGTCGTCCGCTGGCCGGGCGTCGCCGCGGCCGGCGGCACCGACGACACGCCGGTGGTGAGCACGGACCTGTCCGCCACGATCCTCGACGCGGCGGGCGTGCGGCCGGGCGCGAGTGAGGTGATCGACGGCGTGTCGTTGCGACCGACGCTGCAGGGGAAGAAGCCGGACCGCGGCGCCCTGTTCTTCCACTACCCCCACTTCGCCTGGCACAAAGGGAACCGCCCGGGCGGCGCCGTCCGCTCCGGGCCGTACAAGCTGATCCGCCGCTACGACGACAACTCGGTCGAGCTGTTCGACCTGTCGAACGACATCGGCGAGGCGCGAAACCTGTCGGGGGAGCGGCCGGACGTGGCCGCGGCGCTCGACGCGCAGCTCGGGAGGTGGCTCCGCGACACGGGCGCGCGGCTGCCGACGCCGGTCCGGTAA
- a CDS encoding dienelactone hydrolase family protein has translation MDRRRFLSAIPALPTAAAAAAQPPAAPPADPPRVLSPTGADLGTLAAELERVAAATRYSLRFPNPRFPAFAEYRTAARAAVLDALGYFPDKVEPRPEVTDRVDRRDHVRERVLFNTSPASRVPAYVLVPKGLKGPAPAVIDLHSHGGMFLFGKEKVIDLGPNHPAMTEYHRTNYDGRPTATELVRRGYVVVTIDALMFGERRVVVDADAAAGWDRSQYTPDDVRRLNAVCRGKESTVVKGLTLAGATWPGVVAWDDMRTVDYVATRPDVDPKRIGCLGISMGGYRAAYLTALDDRITAGCVVGFMSAVPPMRKAHLDTHSFVHFLPGLHRLMDFPDLAALAAPRALLVQQCRQDRLFPPEGMTAAVDRIAEVYRAAGSARQFERRFFDEPHRFTRAMQDDAFTWLDRHLKA, from the coding sequence ATGGACCGCCGCCGCTTTCTCTCCGCGATTCCCGCCCTTCCCACGGCCGCGGCCGCGGCCGCCCAGCCGCCGGCGGCCCCGCCCGCCGACCCGCCCCGCGTCCTGTCACCGACCGGGGCCGACCTCGGCACCCTCGCCGCCGAACTCGAACGGGTCGCCGCCGCCACCCGATACAGCCTGCGCTTCCCGAACCCGCGGTTCCCCGCCTTCGCCGAGTACCGCACCGCCGCGCGGGCCGCGGTCCTCGACGCGCTCGGCTACTTCCCGGACAAGGTCGAGCCCCGGCCGGAGGTCACCGACCGCGTGGACCGCAGGGACCACGTCCGGGAGCGGGTGCTGTTCAACACGTCGCCGGCGTCGCGCGTGCCGGCCTACGTCCTCGTCCCGAAGGGGCTGAAGGGGCCGGCTCCCGCGGTCATCGACCTCCACTCCCACGGCGGGATGTTCCTCTTCGGCAAGGAGAAGGTCATCGACCTGGGGCCGAACCACCCGGCGATGACGGAGTATCACCGCACCAACTACGACGGGCGGCCGACCGCGACGGAACTGGTACGCCGGGGGTACGTGGTGGTGACCATCGACGCGCTGATGTTCGGCGAGCGGCGGGTGGTGGTGGACGCGGACGCGGCCGCCGGGTGGGACCGCTCCCAGTATACCCCCGACGACGTGCGGCGGTTGAACGCGGTGTGCCGCGGGAAGGAATCGACGGTGGTGAAAGGGCTGACCCTCGCCGGCGCGACGTGGCCCGGGGTGGTCGCGTGGGACGACATGCGGACGGTCGATTACGTCGCCACCCGGCCGGACGTGGACCCGAAGCGGATCGGCTGCCTGGGCATCTCGATGGGCGGGTATCGGGCCGCCTACCTGACCGCCCTCGACGACCGCATCACGGCCGGGTGCGTGGTCGGGTTCATGTCGGCCGTCCCGCCGATGCGGAAGGCGCACCTGGACACCCACTCGTTCGTCCACTTCCTCCCGGGCCTCCACCGGCTGATGGACTTCCCCGACCTGGCCGCGCTCGCCGCCCCGCGGGCGCTGCTCGTCCAGCAGTGTCGGCAGGACCGCCTCTTCCCGCCCGAGGGGATGACGGCCGCCGTGGACCGGATCGCCGAGGTGTACCGCGCGGCCGGGAGTGCGCGGCAGTTCGAGCGGCGGTTCTTCGACGAGCCACACCGCTTCACCCGGGCGATGCAGGACGACGCGTTTACCTGGCTCGACCGACACCTCAAGGCGTAA
- a CDS encoding class I SAM-dependent methyltransferase → MPDPAPPSSCVVLVPVGGAIDPGCDDALRELERRGHPVWRVRGYSAVDAARNQMATDALAQGYDELMWIDSDVAFDPADVGRLRAHGLPFTCGLYPKKGPRQFACEFLPGTPAVRFGVNGGLVEVRYCGFGFTHVRREVFDAVRMHHRLPTCNQRFGSLLVPYFEPLSIPEPGGRWSLSEDYAFCERARRAGFGPLADTRVRVWHVGPYRYGWEDAGGGTPRYGDYTFHLPGAPPGEPVPAAAPPAPPPADGFTQDWFTAHVPLWERLLTPLAGRPVHALEVGVFEGRGSVWLLDHVLTHPEATLTWVDTFAGGADHAGTDLAGLEGRFRANTARFGGKARGTVGRSADVLRGMTGERFDLVYIDASHEAADVLADAVLAWPLLRPGGLLGFDDYGWRGFPQPERCPALGIDAFLAAMRGRYVELHRGEQVWVRKTA, encoded by the coding sequence ATGCCCGACCCCGCCCCGCCGTCGTCGTGCGTCGTCCTCGTCCCGGTCGGCGGGGCAATCGACCCCGGGTGCGACGACGCCCTCCGCGAACTGGAGCGCCGCGGGCACCCGGTGTGGCGGGTCCGCGGGTACTCGGCCGTGGACGCCGCCCGCAACCAGATGGCCACCGACGCCCTCGCCCAGGGCTACGACGAGCTCATGTGGATCGACTCCGACGTGGCCTTTGACCCGGCGGACGTGGGGCGGCTGCGCGCGCACGGGCTGCCGTTCACCTGCGGGCTGTACCCGAAGAAGGGGCCGCGGCAGTTCGCGTGCGAATTCCTTCCGGGCACCCCCGCCGTCCGGTTCGGGGTGAATGGGGGCTTGGTGGAGGTGCGGTACTGCGGGTTCGGCTTCACCCACGTCCGCCGGGAGGTGTTCGACGCCGTCCGGATGCACCACCGCCTCCCGACGTGTAACCAGCGGTTCGGCTCACTCCTGGTGCCGTACTTCGAGCCCCTGAGCATTCCTGAGCCCGGCGGCCGGTGGTCGCTGTCCGAGGACTACGCCTTCTGCGAGCGCGCCCGCCGGGCCGGGTTCGGGCCGTTGGCCGACACCCGCGTCCGGGTGTGGCACGTCGGCCCGTACCGGTACGGGTGGGAGGACGCCGGGGGCGGCACCCCCCGGTACGGCGACTACACGTTCCACCTCCCCGGTGCCCCGCCCGGGGAGCCCGTCCCGGCCGCCGCCCCGCCGGCCCCGCCCCCGGCCGACGGCTTCACGCAGGACTGGTTCACCGCTCACGTCCCGCTGTGGGAGCGGCTGCTCACGCCGCTCGCCGGCCGGCCCGTCCACGCGCTGGAGGTGGGCGTGTTCGAGGGCCGCGGCTCGGTGTGGCTGCTCGACCACGTCCTCACTCACCCGGAGGCGACGCTGACGTGGGTGGACACGTTCGCCGGCGGGGCCGACCACGCCGGTACGGACCTGGCCGGGCTGGAGGGGCGGTTCCGGGCCAACACCGCCCGGTTCGGCGGCAAGGCCCGCGGGACGGTCGGGCGGAGCGCCGACGTGCTCCGCGGCATGACGGGGGAGCGGTTCGACCTGGTGTACATCGACGCCTCCCACGAGGCCGCGGACGTGCTGGCCGACGCGGTGCTGGCGTGGCCGCTGCTGAGGCCGGGCGGGCTGCTGGGGTTCGACGACTACGGGTGGCGGGGCTTCCCACAACCGGAGCGGTGCCCGGCCCTGGGGATCGACGCCTTCCTGGCGGCGATGCGCGGCCGGTACGTCGAACTGCACCGCGGCGAGCAGGTGTGGGTCCGCAAGACCGCTTGA
- a CDS encoding SGNH/GDSL hydrolase family protein: MTRTATALLAAVLTALPAAAQEKAPPRPLRVLFVGNSQVYYNDLPRMVELLAASAPADRPRVTADRAVAGGASLESHWNKGDGKGTARARIAEGKWDFVVLQDIYTIQPDSFEKHARLFTALVRQYGGKAVLLATASVSSRYPQGFRDLHDPQAKAAADLKVPLAAAGKAWLTYWGAEPTADERLALYDPDKAHPGKAGSYLYACTLYAALTGLTPVGLTARVQKEGEDTVPPALARRMQEAAWAVHREISPGAGSVGKP, from the coding sequence GTGACCCGCACCGCGACCGCGCTGCTCGCCGCCGTCCTGACCGCCCTGCCGGCCGCCGCCCAGGAGAAGGCCCCGCCGCGGCCGCTCCGGGTGTTGTTCGTGGGGAACAGCCAGGTGTACTACAACGACCTGCCGCGGATGGTCGAGCTATTGGCCGCGTCCGCCCCGGCCGACCGCCCCCGCGTCACGGCCGACCGGGCCGTCGCCGGCGGGGCCAGCCTGGAGTCCCACTGGAACAAGGGTGACGGCAAGGGGACCGCCCGGGCGCGGATCGCGGAGGGGAAGTGGGACTTCGTCGTCCTCCAGGACATCTACACAATTCAGCCCGACAGCTTCGAGAAGCACGCCCGGCTGTTCACCGCCCTCGTGCGGCAGTACGGCGGGAAGGCGGTCCTGCTCGCCACCGCGTCCGTCAGCTCCCGCTACCCGCAGGGGTTCCGCGACCTACACGACCCGCAGGCGAAGGCGGCCGCGGACCTGAAGGTGCCGCTCGCCGCGGCCGGGAAGGCGTGGCTGACGTACTGGGGGGCCGAGCCGACCGCGGACGAGCGGCTGGCCCTGTACGACCCGGACAAGGCTCACCCCGGGAAGGCCGGGTCCTACTTGTACGCATGCACGTTGTATGCCGCCTTGACCGGTCTCACCCCGGTCGGGCTGACGGCCCGGGTGCAGAAGGAGGGCGAGGACACCGTCCCCCCGGCGCTCGCGCGGCGGATGCAGGAGGCTGCTTGGGCGGTCCACCGGGAGATAAGCCCTGGGGCGGGTTCGGTCGGCAAGCCGTGA
- a CDS encoding PIN domain-containing protein encodes MPPGSSVVVDTNLFVAAGFNPGSDAARVLSAVRAGTLRLVWDEATRREPEHVVGKIPPLSGTDLSEFFRPDGGHATTYDDTVKALTAVIGRLPKGDADRGR; translated from the coding sequence GTGCCACCTGGGTCGTCCGTCGTCGTGGACACGAACCTGTTCGTCGCGGCCGGGTTCAACCCGGGCAGCGACGCCGCCCGCGTACTGTCGGCGGTGCGGGCCGGCACCCTGCGGCTGGTGTGGGACGAGGCGACCCGTCGGGAGCCCGAGCACGTCGTCGGCAAGATCCCGCCGCTCTCGGGAACCGACCTCTCGGAGTTCTTCCGCCCCGACGGCGGCCACGCGACCACCTACGACGACACTGTGAAGGCGCTGACCGCCGTGATCGGCCGGCTGCCGAAGGGGGACGCGGACCGCGGCCGGTGA